The Megachile rotundata isolate GNS110a chromosome 8, iyMegRotu1, whole genome shotgun sequence genome has a segment encoding these proteins:
- the oxt gene encoding xylosyltransferase oxt, whose product MAITKNHSITRSSSCLRKYRILFVFGITVLCVQIYLAHTFFGLEIRNRKSSQLSSGEDLPQFEEDEGLPKGLRQVKLPPDKHPNSNKVSQSQINRTSRIKLDYKSLNFTPPCEFTGREAVSAVTRAQSQICKQRIVNVTCLNQQGLLYPERIQSLCSHSPGFINKPVSLGCFRDDKTLRVLSGYYHIFKGNNSPERCAFLCLQSGYLYAGTEYSVECFCGMEKPSQLKRLPDSSCNMKCSGNPKYSCGGYLTINVFSTGIQRFKAQVARNASTDSENEKPARIAYLLTVNGRASRQVKRLINVLYHPSHLFYIHVDARQDYLYREMLEVEKSCKTNNIKVARGENLRHASIWGGASLLTTLLKSAQQMLAHNQHWDFLVNLSESDFPIKNNAQLTQFLSLNRGMNFVKSHGREVQRFITKQGLDKTFVECETRMWRIGDRKLPDGIQIDGGSDWVALSREFVEYVANPNPDPLVTDLLKVFKYTLLPAESFFHTVLRNSRFCNTYIDNNLHVTNWKRKLGCKCQYKAVVDWCGCSPNDFKLEDFSRIRNTIDRNLFFARKFESVIDQRIIDRVEEWLYPERINKTIIAKGYDTYWQNLYHTADLSPLSDDAQLTISNSLARLVFRKLNIDYNNVRLLETTAYFSHNQFVGILIHAETTINEKYVEQIESLVYLRRNFSTSREWLGKIQSLSVNTDYDQKEKTFRNLMGSIGPYSNPGLWYDFDAGIVTPQNLSILWVDPYGRLADVNYIQLEETTLSGYVKPQLNEHLVVGTWHLLLVADSLLIAKMKFLVTPLGYWKNRKINAEKSKEVNDASGNGYHVTEEMNKKWSHLLSSINFYERTVYTTGDENNVNSNLNEWIDKLVAEHYEIDKVCNVNSKIETKLKLQKCINTYWSSLSPDSKADISNLC is encoded by the exons atggcTATAACAAAGAACCATTCAATAACCCGATCTTCTAGTTGTTTACGAAAATATCGAATACTTTTTGTATTTGGTATTACTGTATTGTGTGTACAAATTTATTTGGCTCATACATTTTTCGGGTTGGAAATTCGAAATCGAAAATCGAGCCAACTATCTTCAGGAGAA GATTTACCTCAATTCGAAGAAGATGAAGGTTTACCAAAAGGTTTACGTCAAGTGAAACTTCCACCAGATAAACATCCTAATTCGAATAAAGTATCACAGTCTCAGATAAACCGCACTTCTAGAATAAAACTAGattataaatcattaaattttacaCCACCTTGTGAATTTACTGGCAGAGAAGCTGTGAGCGCTGTAACACGTGCACAAAGTCAAATATGCAAACAACGCATTGTCAATGTGACGTGCCTTAATCAACAGGGATTACTATACCCAGAAAGAATACAGTCTTTGTGCTCTCATTCTCCAGGATTTATAAACAAACCAGTCAGTTTAGGATGTTTTAGAGATGATAAAACATTAAGAGTACTTTCTGGttattatcatatttttaaagGGAACAATTCTCCAGAGCGCTGTGCTTTTTTGTGTCTTCAATCAGGATATTTATATGCTGGTACAGAATACTC AGTTGAATGTTTTTGTGGAATGGAAAAACCATCGCAGCTAAAACGATTACCAGATTCTAGTTGCAATATGAAATGTTCTGGTAATCCTAAATATTCCTGTGGTGGATATTTGACTATTAATGTGTTTTCGACTGGAATTCAAA GATTCAAAGCTCAAGTAGCTCGAAATGCAAGTACTGATAGTGAAAATGAAAAACCTGCACGAATTGCTTACTTATTAACAGTGAATGGCAGAGCAAGTCGACAAGTGAAACGACTTATTAATGTTTTGTATCATCCatcacatttattttatattcatgtCGACGCg CGGCAAGATTATCTGTACCGGGAAATGTTAGAGGTAGAGAAATCCTGCAAAACAAATAATATCAAAGTGGCGAGGGGAGAAAATTTACGTCATGCAAGTATTTGGGGAGGTGCAAGTCTGTTGACAACTCTTTTGAAATCAGCACAACAAATGCTTGCGCATAATCAACACTGGGATTTCCTCGTTAACTTATCAGAATCTGATTTTcctataaaaaataatgcaCAATTAACGCAATTTCTTAGTTTGAATAGAGgtatgaattttgtaaaatctCATGGAAGAGAAGTTCAGAGGTTTATCACGAAACAAGGTTTAGATAAGACTTTTGTAGAATGTGAAACTCGTATGTGGAGAATAGGTGATCGTAAGTTACCAGATG GTATTCAGATAGATGGTGGTAGCGACTGGGTAGCTTTAAGCAGGGAATTCGTAGAGTACGTTGCTAATCCAAATCCTGATCCATTAGTGACTGATCTActaaaagtatttaaatatactttacTACCTGCCGAGTCTTTTTTCCATACAGTTTTACGTAACTCGAGATTTTGTAATACatacattgataacaatttaCACGTTACTAACTGGAAAAGGAAATTAGGATGTAAATGTCAGTATAAAGCAGTAGTTGATTGGTGCGGTTGCAGTCCAAATGATTTTAAACTTGAGGATTTTAGCAGAATCCGAAATACAATAGATCGTAACTTATTTTTTGCCCGAAAATTTGAATCTGTTATTGATCAAAGAATCATAGACAGGGTAGAAGAATGGTTGTACCCTGAAAGAATAAACAAAACAATTATTGCAAAAGGTTACGATACGTATTGGCAAAATCTATATCATACAGCAGACTTGAGTCCTTTGAGTGACGATGCGCAATTAACTATTTCGAATTCTTTAGCAAGATTAGTTTTTCGTAAGCTAAATATAGACTATAACAATGTTCGCCTTTTGGAAACTACTGCCTATTTCAGTCACAATCAGTTCGTCGGAATATTGATTCACGcagaaacgacaattaatgaaaaatatgtgGAACAAATAGAATCTTTGGTCTATTTAAGACGCAACTTTTCTACTAGTCGAGAGTGGCTGGGAAAAATACAAAGTTTATCCGTTAATACGGATTATGATCAAAAAGAGAagacattcagaaatttaatggGAAGTATAGGACCATACTCAAATCCAGGCTTATGGTACGATTTCGATGCTGGAATTGTTACACCACAAAATTTATCTATACTTTGGGTGGATCCATATGGTCGGCTGGCAGATGTTAATTATATACAACTCGAAGAAACAACTTTA TCAGGATATGTTAAACCACAACTGAACGAACATCTAGTTGTGGGTACATGGCATCTGCTTTTAGTCGCTGATTCTTTATTAATAGCGAAAATGAAATTTCTGGTAACTCCTTTGGGATACTGGAAAAATAGAAAGATCAACGCTGAAAAATCCAAAGAAGTGAATGATGCATCTGGAAATGGTTATCATGTTACTGAAGAAATGAACAAAAAGTGGTCACATTTATTAAGCtccataaatttttatgaacgaACTGTTTATACCACTGGTGATGAAAACAACGTTAATTCTAATCTGAATGAGTGGATAGATAAATTAGTAGCAGAACATTACGAAATCGACAAAGTGTGTAAcgtaaatagtaaaatagaaactaaattaaaattacagaagTGTATTAATACTTACTGGAGCTCATTGAGTCCAGATTCAAAGGCTGATATCAGTAACTTGTGTTAa
- the mRpS33 gene encoding mitochondrial ribosomal protein S33 has product MNKYLKLQNAGTSYAKHMNRLSNRIFGEVTRSTPSKSMKVVKLFSEKPVNKRPEIISYYPRHTQTAVLMKRLREYGLFRDEHQDFKEEYERLRELRGKTKWVAPHLRDKLK; this is encoded by the coding sequence atgaataaatatttaaaactccAGAATGCAGGCACTTCATATGCCAAACATATGAACCGCTTAAGTAATCGAATATTCGGTGAAGTAACAAGATCAACTCCAAGCAAGTCTATGAAAGTTGTTAAGTTATTCAGTGAAAAACCGGTAAATAAACGACCAGAAATTATCAGCTATTATCCACGTCATACTCAAACAGCTGTATTAATGAAGCGTCTCAGAGAGTATGGTTTATTCAGAGATGAACATCAAGATTTCAAAGAAGAATATGAACGTTTGAGAGAGCTTCGTGGTAAAACGAAGTGGGTGGCACCACATCTTAGAgataaactaaaataa